In the Alkaliphilus oremlandii OhILAs genome, one interval contains:
- the prdA gene encoding D-proline reductase (dithiol) proprotein PrdA, whose protein sequence is MSISLETAKDHGNDPAVSCCRFEAGIVIGPSNLEDPNIFPDLVDSKLLQIPEDCLKISEVIGAKLIKTIDALVPITADYVEGIHKPVAVEEKSNATKQEEKKVESIVPQEVSSKAKNTAMIKIHIGEGKDIDLEIPILLSGANTISGLDDAEQMVARTEEVKEARSNIMDQPFVSKEIRRLTKKHFSITSVEFGKETKIDGTTLYIREDICKDALKADKLVVDIKLDIITPDRYKEYSETIMDVQPIATKEEGKLGNGITRVLDGVIIMVTGTDENGVQIGEFGSSEGVLETNIMWGRPGAPDKGDIFIKTQVVIKDGTNMERPGPLAAHKASDFITQEIREALKRLDESLVTNVEELVQYRRPGKKKIAIVKEIMGQGAMHDNLILPVEPVGVLGGKPNVDLGNIPVVLSPLEVLDGSIHALTCIGPASKENSRHYWREPLVIEAMNDEEIDLASVIFVGSPQINAEKFYVSERLGMIIESMDLDGVIITTEGFGNNHIDFASHHEQVGQRGVPVVGMTFAANQGALVVGNEYMTHMIDLNKSKLGIENEILSNNTLCKEDAIRAIAMLKAAMANEHVKEAERKWNANVKINNIEILEKTYESKIGLVDNEQILPKSKKRLEIYEK, encoded by the coding sequence ATGTCAATTTCTCTAGAAACAGCAAAAGACCATGGTAATGATCCGGCGGTTTCATGTTGCAGATTTGAAGCTGGTATAGTAATAGGTCCTTCTAATTTGGAGGATCCCAATATATTTCCAGATTTAGTTGACTCAAAGTTATTACAGATACCAGAGGATTGCTTAAAAATTAGCGAGGTAATTGGAGCTAAGCTAATAAAAACTATAGATGCATTAGTTCCTATTACTGCTGATTATGTAGAAGGTATCCATAAACCAGTTGCTGTAGAAGAAAAAAGCAATGCTACGAAACAAGAAGAGAAAAAGGTTGAATCTATAGTTCCACAAGAAGTATCCAGTAAAGCTAAAAATACAGCCATGATAAAAATACACATTGGGGAAGGTAAAGATATAGACTTGGAGATCCCTATTTTATTATCTGGAGCAAATACGATCTCAGGACTAGATGATGCAGAGCAGATGGTTGCTAGAACAGAAGAAGTTAAGGAAGCACGGAGTAATATCATGGATCAGCCCTTCGTTTCAAAGGAAATAAGGAGACTGACAAAAAAACATTTTAGTATTACTTCTGTGGAATTTGGAAAAGAGACAAAGATTGATGGGACCACACTTTATATTAGAGAAGATATCTGTAAAGATGCACTAAAGGCAGACAAACTAGTTGTTGATATTAAGCTAGATATTATTACTCCTGATAGGTACAAGGAATATAGTGAAACCATAATGGATGTACAGCCAATTGCTACGAAAGAAGAAGGTAAATTGGGAAATGGTATCACAAGGGTATTAGATGGTGTCATTATTATGGTTACGGGAACAGATGAAAATGGCGTACAAATTGGAGAATTCGGTTCTTCAGAGGGTGTTTTAGAAACAAATATTATGTGGGGTAGGCCGGGGGCACCGGATAAAGGTGACATATTTATTAAAACACAAGTTGTGATTAAAGATGGAACAAATATGGAGAGGCCAGGTCCTTTAGCTGCTCATAAAGCTTCCGATTTTATAACGCAAGAAATAAGAGAAGCACTTAAAAGGTTAGATGAAAGCCTAGTAACCAATGTGGAAGAATTAGTACAGTATAGACGACCAGGCAAAAAGAAAATAGCCATTGTCAAAGAGATTATGGGTCAAGGGGCAATGCACGACAACTTAATATTACCGGTAGAGCCTGTAGGGGTATTAGGTGGGAAACCAAATGTTGATTTAGGTAATATCCCAGTTGTTTTATCTCCCTTAGAAGTTTTAGATGGTAGTATTCATGCGTTAACTTGTATCGGACCAGCTTCAAAGGAAAATTCAAGACATTATTGGAGGGAACCTCTAGTAATTGAGGCAATGAATGATGAGGAAATAGATTTAGCATCTGTTATCTTTGTAGGATCTCCTCAAATTAATGCTGAAAAATTTTATGTATCTGAAAGATTAGGAATGATCATTGAATCTATGGATTTAGATGGTGTAATTATAACCACGGAAGGCTTTGGGAATAACCATATTGATTTTGCCAGCCACCATGAACAAGTAGGTCAAAGAGGAGTTCCTGTGGTAGGGATGACATTTGCGGCAAACCAAGGTGCATTGGTTGTTGGAAATGAGTATATGACCCATATGATCGATCTTAATAAGTCGAAACTAGGAATTGAAAATGAGATACTATCCAATAACACTTTATGTAAAGAAGATGCTATAAGAGCAATCGCTATGCTAAAGGCAGCAATGGCAAACGAACATGTTAAGGAAGCAGAGAGAAAATGGAATGCCAATGTAAAAATCAATAATATAGAGATACTTGAAAAAACATATGAGTCAAAGATCGGCCTTGTTGATAATGAACAAATCCTGCCAAAAAGTAAGAAGAGATTAGAAATCTATGAAAAATAG
- the yedF gene encoding sulfurtransferase-like selenium metabolism protein YedF, with protein sequence MNKEVDARGMNCPLPVIHTKKALESIDDGRITTIVDNEVAKENVAKLAKSMNLKVDIKQDLGNYYIDIFKDSGMEIIGIETLDIQKTSNNSKDLVILISTDKFGEGSEELGKLLMKSYVYALTEVMPQPTALIFLNSGVKLTIKDSEVIDHIRTLESRGVEVLSCGTCLDYYKIKDQLAVGGISNMYTIVEKLNNAGNTIKL encoded by the coding sequence ATGAATAAAGAAGTAGATGCTAGAGGAATGAATTGCCCTCTGCCTGTAATTCATACAAAAAAGGCCTTAGAATCTATAGATGATGGAAGAATTACTACAATTGTAGATAATGAAGTAGCAAAGGAAAATGTAGCAAAACTGGCTAAGAGTATGAATCTTAAAGTCGATATTAAGCAAGATTTAGGAAATTATTATATTGATATTTTTAAAGATAGTGGAATGGAAATCATCGGAATAGAGACATTGGATATTCAGAAAACTTCTAATAATAGTAAGGATTTAGTTATTTTAATTTCAACGGATAAGTTTGGGGAAGGTTCTGAAGAACTAGGAAAGTTACTGATGAAAAGCTATGTATATGCGCTAACAGAAGTCATGCCTCAACCGACAGCTCTAATCTTTTTAAATAGCGGTGTAAAATTGACCATTAAAGATTCAGAGGTAATCGATCATATCAGAACATTAGAATCTAGGGGCGTTGAAGTCCTATCCTGTGGGACTTGTCTAGATTATTATAAGATAAAGGATCAACTGGCAGTAGGGGGTATATCCAATATGTACACCATTGTAGAAAAATTAAACAATGCAGGGAATACAATAAAGCTATAG
- the prdD gene encoding proline reductase cluster protein PrdD has product MEKEINLRRLVIKSFHIDNVLLGDENSVDKGNLTISRRSLDLILQKEEAIESININVISPKDHNLWVNSIMDIIPISTKVLGKLGEGITHTFTGVYVMLTGVSKDGFQLAEFGSSEGILKDVIFLGRAGTPSKNDFIINFDVTFKRGYALDRNLPRVAHRSCDRFIQPIRELLKIMDGRTATEFNEYYDKIRPEKKKVVIIKQIAGQGAMYDNQLFPKEPSGFDGGRSIIDMGNMPIIVTPNEYRDGALRAMT; this is encoded by the coding sequence TTGGAAAAAGAAATAAACTTAAGAAGGTTAGTAATTAAATCCTTCCACATAGACAATGTGCTATTGGGAGATGAAAATAGTGTTGATAAAGGAAATTTAACCATTAGTAGAAGAAGTTTAGACCTAATTTTACAGAAGGAGGAAGCTATTGAGTCCATAAATATCAACGTAATATCTCCTAAAGATCACAATCTATGGGTGAATAGCATAATGGATATCATTCCCATTTCCACTAAGGTTTTAGGTAAATTAGGAGAGGGTATAACACATACTTTTACTGGAGTATACGTTATGTTGACCGGTGTTAGTAAAGATGGTTTTCAACTCGCTGAATTTGGTTCATCGGAAGGTATATTAAAAGATGTAATATTTCTTGGAAGAGCTGGAACACCAAGTAAAAATGATTTCATAATAAATTTTGATGTAACATTCAAAAGAGGCTATGCCCTCGATAGAAATCTACCACGAGTGGCACACCGAAGTTGTGATAGATTCATACAACCAATTAGAGAACTTTTAAAAATTATGGATGGACGCACAGCGACTGAATTTAACGAATATTACGACAAAATAAGGCCGGAAAAGAAAAAGGTAGTAATCATTAAACAAATTGCAGGGCAAGGTGCTATGTATGATAATCAATTATTTCCGAAGGAGCCCAGTGGGTTTGATGGAGGTAGATCCATAATAGATATGGGAAATATGCCTATTATTGTTACGCCAAATGAATATAGAGATGGTGCACTACGTGCTATGACATAA
- the prdB gene encoding D-proline reductase (dithiol) protein PrdB translates to MSLSIVKGLQSEIFVPITPPPVWTPVKKELKDMTIALATAAGVHLKSDKRFNLAGDFSFREVPVESLSTDLMVSHGGYDNGDVNKDINCMFPIDRLKELAEEGFIKAAAPVHFGFMGGGGDQQKFQEETGPEIARRLKSEGVDAVLLTAGUGTCHRSAVIVQRAIEESGIPTIIIAALPPVVRQNGTPRAVAPLVPMGANAGAPNDKAMQTAIVRDSLIQLVEITSAGKIVQLPYEYTAKV, encoded by the coding sequence ATGAGTCTTTCAATAGTTAAAGGGCTACAATCCGAAATTTTTGTTCCAATTACACCGCCACCGGTTTGGACTCCAGTAAAAAAAGAACTGAAAGATATGACAATCGCTTTGGCGACCGCTGCGGGAGTACACCTAAAATCAGATAAAAGATTTAACCTTGCAGGAGATTTTAGTTTTAGAGAGGTTCCAGTTGAATCTCTATCCACAGATTTAATGGTATCTCATGGTGGATATGATAATGGTGATGTAAATAAGGACATAAATTGTATGTTTCCTATAGATCGATTAAAGGAGTTGGCTGAAGAAGGCTTTATTAAAGCTGCTGCACCAGTACACTTTGGATTTATGGGTGGCGGAGGAGATCAACAAAAATTTCAGGAGGAAACGGGACCTGAAATAGCAAGGAGGCTAAAGTCTGAGGGCGTGGATGCAGTTTTACTAACAGCCGGCTGAGGTACTTGTCATCGCTCTGCTGTAATTGTACAGAGAGCTATTGAGGAATCGGGGATTCCTACAATTATTATAGCTGCTTTACCACCAGTAGTTAGACAAAATGGTACACCTAGAGCTGTAGCGCCACTCGTTCCTATGGGAGCAAATGCTGGAGCACCAAATGATAAGGCAATGCAAACAGCAATCGTTAGAGATTCATTAATCCAGCTGGTAGAGATTACATCGGCAGGGAAAATCGTTCAATTACCATATGAGTATACTGCCAAAGTTTAA
- a CDS encoding CBO2463/CBO2479 domain-containing protein, with translation MENLRFGDKQIYMEGIIIEIQDGAVSIDLKGRLGFMKIPRRMLISNHNIKVGQEVGFMMSYPESLSEEINEKYLDLINHNKKMREERSNESFNS, from the coding sequence ATGGAAAATTTAAGATTTGGGGACAAGCAGATCTATATGGAAGGAATCATAATTGAGATACAGGATGGAGCAGTTTCCATAGATTTAAAGGGGAGATTAGGATTTATGAAAATTCCAAGAAGAATGCTAATTTCAAACCACAATATTAAAGTAGGACAAGAAGTTGGCTTTATGATGAGTTATCCTGAAAGCTTAAGTGAAGAAATCAATGAAAAATATTTAGATCTAATAAATCACAATAAAAAAATGAGAGAGGAGAGGTCAAATGAGTCTTTCAATAGTTAA
- a CDS encoding DUF2089 domain-containing protein: MKKEILGQCPVCNHSLEVTKLHCSHCSTTIEGSFQPCKFCQLSPEYKNFIEVFIKNRGNIKEIEKELGISYPTVRGKLESVITALGYSAKPISTVNKKDILEKLSKGEITAEEAVDLLKE, encoded by the coding sequence ATGAAAAAAGAAATCTTAGGACAATGCCCTGTTTGTAACCATTCCCTAGAAGTTACGAAACTCCACTGCTCCCATTGTAGCACAACGATAGAAGGAAGTTTCCAGCCTTGTAAATTTTGTCAACTATCACCAGAGTATAAAAATTTTATTGAAGTGTTTATAAAGAACAGAGGAAATATTAAGGAAATTGAAAAAGAACTTGGTATTTCTTACCCAACGGTTCGAGGTAAATTAGAAAGTGTTATCACTGCATTGGGATATTCTGCAAAACCAATATCTACTGTAAATAAGAAAGATATTTTAGAGAAGCTAAGCAAAGGTGAAATTACCGCAGAAGAAGCAGTGGATCTTTTAAAAGAGTAA
- the prdR gene encoding sigma-54 dependent transcriptional regulator PrdR, producing MFLEVLNNMNVSDVMDIDIVTITKDATLGQAMQIMLKYNKGDVIVLNNTNELFGILTMTDISIIGGTFFCKNNLDDSVELYCNQNIVTIGPDEDAIWAKDLMKRKGIGRLPVIRENKIIGIVRIKDILDKVYFKIDKTMEAFGHILNNIHEAVCVVDKYGKVIFWSKNSEVLYGIKSEDIINKNIREYFPQAILLNVLENRKSVNSIHHIPREGSHVFLSAEPLYIDNEFVGSVSTDRDITEIINLSMELEKTKERLHFLQSEMKKITNTRYSFDKVLGKSESIVNIVNNAKKVARTNSSVLITGESGTGKEVFARALHEESGRKGDFVAINCSAIPESLFESEMFGYDGGAFTGALKNGKIGKIELANKGTLFLDEIGDMPFYMQAKMLRVLQERQIVRIGSDKVIEVDVRIISATHRDLRKLVNEGKFREDLFYRLNVVNISLPSLRKRKEDIPMLITKFIKEFCEENKINYPNMTPEVLKILVNYDWKGNIRELKNAVDHLLIFSQDGEITTNSLPEHIFNSHRINHLDEEDFDLQKTIEKIEYETIKKAMSKAGNNKSKAATILNIPRSTLYYKMNYYRMG from the coding sequence ATGTTCTTAGAAGTACTGAACAATATGAATGTGAGTGATGTTATGGATATTGATATCGTAACAATTACTAAGGATGCTACTTTGGGACAAGCAATGCAAATTATGCTCAAGTATAATAAAGGAGATGTTATTGTTCTGAATAATACAAATGAGCTATTTGGTATTCTGACGATGACAGACATATCCATAATTGGTGGAACTTTTTTTTGTAAAAATAATTTGGATGATTCAGTAGAACTATATTGTAATCAGAACATCGTAACCATTGGACCGGATGAAGATGCAATTTGGGCAAAGGATTTAATGAAAAGAAAAGGTATTGGAAGGTTACCAGTAATTAGGGAAAACAAAATAATCGGTATCGTTAGAATTAAAGATATCTTAGATAAAGTTTATTTTAAAATAGATAAAACCATGGAAGCATTCGGCCATATATTAAATAATATTCATGAGGCAGTATGTGTGGTAGATAAATATGGAAAGGTAATTTTTTGGTCAAAAAATTCCGAGGTGTTATACGGCATAAAATCTGAGGATATTATTAATAAAAACATTAGGGAATATTTTCCACAAGCGATATTATTGAATGTATTAGAAAATAGAAAGTCAGTAAATAGCATACACCATATACCGAGAGAAGGTAGTCATGTATTTTTAAGCGCAGAGCCACTGTATATTGATAATGAATTTGTTGGAAGTGTTTCAACAGATAGGGACATAACAGAAATAATAAATCTTTCCATGGAACTTGAAAAAACAAAAGAACGACTTCATTTTCTGCAAAGTGAGATGAAAAAAATTACAAACACTAGATATTCTTTTGATAAAGTTTTGGGTAAAAGTGAATCGATCGTCAACATTGTTAACAATGCAAAAAAAGTAGCAAGAACAAATAGTAGTGTATTAATTACAGGTGAAAGTGGCACTGGGAAAGAGGTTTTTGCTAGAGCACTACATGAAGAAAGCGGAAGAAAAGGGGACTTTGTAGCAATTAATTGCAGCGCCATTCCAGAATCCTTATTTGAGAGTGAAATGTTTGGATATGATGGAGGTGCATTTACAGGAGCTCTGAAAAATGGGAAAATAGGAAAAATAGAACTAGCAAATAAAGGGACCTTATTTTTAGATGAGATCGGTGATATGCCATTCTACATGCAGGCAAAAATGCTCAGAGTATTGCAGGAAAGACAAATTGTTAGAATTGGCTCTGATAAAGTGATAGAAGTTGATGTTAGAATCATATCAGCTACTCATCGAGATTTAAGAAAGTTAGTGAATGAAGGAAAGTTTAGAGAAGATCTATTTTATAGGTTAAATGTCGTTAATATTTCTTTACCGAGCTTAAGAAAAAGAAAAGAAGATATACCAATGCTGATAACGAAATTTATAAAAGAGTTTTGTGAGGAAAATAAAATTAATTATCCAAATATGACCCCTGAAGTTTTAAAAATATTAGTAAATTATGATTGGAAGGGCAATATAAGAGAATTAAAAAATGCGGTAGATCATTTGTTAATTTTCTCACAGGATGGAGAGATTACAACGAATAGCCTACCGGAGCATATTTTTAATAGTCATAGGATCAACCATTTAGATGAAGAAGATTTTGATTTACAAAAAACCATTGAAAAGATAGAATACGAAACCATTAAAAAAGCAATGAGTAAGGCAGGAAATAATAAAAGTAAAGCCGCTACCATTTTAAATATACCAAGAAGTACTTTATATTATAAGATGAATTATTATAGGATGGGTTAG
- a CDS encoding glycine/sarcosine/betaine reductase component B subunit codes for MGIGPSTKETTLHHFRDPLLNVVSGDEDIDLLGVIFVGTPQDNRDKHFVGQRTAAMIEMMRADGVIISVDGWGNSHVDYANTIEEIGKRRISVVGISFIGKQASFVVKNKYMDTIVDFNKSAKGIETEVVGENNVTLLDAKKALALLKLKMKREDK; via the coding sequence ATGGGAATTGGACCATCTACTAAAGAAACAACCCTCCATCATTTTAGGGACCCGCTTCTAAATGTTGTATCTGGAGATGAAGATATAGATCTTTTAGGAGTTATCTTCGTAGGGACTCCTCAAGATAATCGGGATAAACATTTCGTAGGTCAAAGGACTGCGGCTATGATAGAGATGATGAGAGCTGATGGTGTTATTATTTCTGTCGATGGATGGGGAAACTCCCACGTAGACTATGCCAATACAATAGAAGAAATAGGGAAGCGGCGTATCTCTGTTGTAGGGATTAGCTTCATAGGGAAACAAGCAAGTTTTGTAGTGAAAAATAAATATATGGATACCATTGTAGATTTTAATAAATCGGCAAAAGGCATAGAAACAGAAGTTGTTGGGGAGAACAATGTAACTTTATTAGATGCTAAAAAGGCATTAGCACTTCTAAAATTAAAAATGAAAAGGGAGGATAAGTAA
- a CDS encoding DUF3343 domain-containing protein, producing MINQEELYIIVFESTHHAIAGEKIFKESNYKFDVIPTPREITHSCGLSIRFHKDKLNDVKMKMAEGNILIKGIYEIQKIDKDKIIHQVG from the coding sequence ATGATAAATCAAGAAGAACTCTATATTATCGTATTTGAATCGACGCATCATGCCATTGCCGGCGAAAAAATATTTAAAGAAAGTAATTACAAGTTTGATGTGATTCCTACGCCGAGAGAAATCACCCATAGCTGTGGTCTTTCTATCCGATTTCATAAGGATAAGCTCAATGATGTTAAAATGAAAATGGCAGAAGGCAATATTTTAATTAAGGGAATCTATGAAATACAGAAGATTGATAAGGATAAGATTATCCATCAGGTCGGTTAG
- the prdC gene encoding proline reductase-associated electron transfer protein PrdC — protein sequence MLIKISLKQHVGVESKAIVKENEKVKKGQLLAVPDGLGSNIHSSVHGIIEKVTSEYVSIKAYSDQSEDYMMIKATDNYLEAIKEAGVVGAGGAGFPTHIKLDVDLTGGYVIVNAAECEPVLNHNMLAIEKQPDLILRGLKYVMEITKAAKGYIAIKPKNKNAIIALGKVCKSESNIEIKFLPDMYPAGDERVIVRELLNVELKPGKLPIEVNTVVLNIETIKNICLAIEKRKPVITKDITVGGRVKAPKVFLESPIGYPVSYFIDQCGGYENPHGEIVIGGPFTGKKGGEETTIIKTTGGILVAMPFPVEKRKVGIIACECGAQEERLKEIAAGMEAEVVAEVQCKRMTAFNGRYRCDLPGVCPGQAEKVLFLKKQGAEVIITGTCEDUTNTVMMTAPRLGVPVYHSTDHVLRGSNHKLYRKKQ from the coding sequence ATGCTTATAAAAATATCATTAAAACAACATGTGGGCGTAGAAAGTAAAGCCATCGTAAAAGAAAATGAAAAGGTTAAAAAAGGCCAGCTGTTGGCAGTACCAGATGGATTAGGATCCAACATCCATTCCAGTGTACATGGGATTATTGAGAAAGTAACCAGTGAATATGTAAGTATCAAAGCCTATTCCGATCAATCAGAGGATTATATGATGATTAAGGCGACGGATAATTATTTAGAAGCCATAAAGGAGGCTGGGGTAGTAGGCGCGGGGGGCGCAGGTTTTCCTACACATATTAAGCTAGATGTAGATTTGACAGGGGGTTATGTAATAGTTAATGCGGCAGAATGTGAGCCTGTATTAAATCATAATATGCTTGCTATAGAGAAGCAGCCGGACTTAATTCTAAGGGGTTTAAAATATGTAATGGAAATTACAAAAGCAGCTAAGGGATATATTGCAATTAAGCCTAAGAATAAAAATGCAATCATTGCGTTAGGTAAAGTTTGTAAGTCAGAGTCCAATATAGAAATTAAATTTTTACCAGATATGTATCCTGCAGGAGACGAAAGGGTCATCGTAAGAGAGTTGCTGAATGTAGAGTTAAAGCCAGGAAAATTACCAATTGAAGTAAACACCGTAGTTTTAAATATTGAAACAATAAAGAATATTTGTTTAGCCATTGAGAAGAGAAAGCCTGTAATCACTAAAGATATCACTGTAGGAGGACGTGTTAAAGCTCCTAAGGTTTTTTTAGAATCTCCGATCGGATATCCAGTATCTTATTTTATCGATCAATGTGGTGGTTACGAAAATCCACATGGTGAGATCGTAATTGGAGGGCCTTTCACAGGTAAAAAGGGAGGGGAAGAAACAACTATCATTAAAACCACCGGTGGGATTTTAGTTGCGATGCCTTTTCCAGTAGAAAAGAGAAAAGTCGGAATTATAGCCTGTGAGTGTGGCGCACAAGAAGAAAGATTAAAAGAAATTGCAGCTGGTATGGAAGCGGAAGTAGTCGCAGAAGTTCAATGTAAAAGAATGACAGCGTTTAATGGTAGATATCGATGCGATTTGCCAGGAGTATGTCCGGGTCAAGCTGAAAAGGTACTTTTTTTAAAAAAACAAGGAGCCGAGGTTATCATTACCGGAACCTGTGAGGACTGAACGAATACAGTCATGATGACAGCTCCTAGGTTAGGAGTTCCAGTATATCACAGCACAGACCATGTATTAAGAGGTTCAAACCATAAATTATATAGAAAAAAACAATAA
- a CDS encoding DUF951 domain-containing protein, whose amino-acid sequence MPVKLEIGDIVELKKQHPCGSKNFEILRTGADFRIKCLGCEKQIWLERPELERRIKKINPAG is encoded by the coding sequence ATGCCAGTAAAGTTAGAAATAGGCGATATTGTTGAACTTAAAAAACAGCATCCTTGTGGTAGCAAGAATTTTGAAATTTTAAGAACCGGTGCGGACTTTAGAATAAAATGCTTAGGATGTGAGAAACAGATTTGGCTTGAACGACCAGAGCTGGAGCGCAGAATCAAAAAAATTAACCCTGCAGGTTAA
- a CDS encoding aminotransferase-like domain-containing protein has protein sequence MKFAKRMDYLKASEIRELLKLAEKPEIISFAGGLPAPELFPTEELAKVSEVVLKEHGMQALQYGPTDGFTPLREKIAKRMEVFGFKTNAENILITSGSQQGLDFSARVFLNEGDIVICESPSYLGAINAFKACMPEFVEVATDAEGMVMEDLEEILKTRDNVKMIYVIPDFQNPSGKTWSVERRKRLIELANEYDLPVIEDNPYGELRFEGEIPPSLKAFDTEGRVIFLGTFSKTFSPGMRLGWVIADAPILQKYNFIKQGADLQSSTIAQREMNTYMEMYDFDAHIEKIKKVYKNRRDVMIEAIKEHFPSNVTYTYPEGGLFTWVVLPEHLSARDIMPKALENNVAFVPGGSFYPNGGNENTFRLNYSNMSEDKIKEGIARLGKVLKEMM, from the coding sequence ATGAAATTTGCAAAAAGAATGGACTATTTAAAGGCATCAGAGATTAGAGAACTATTAAAGCTGGCGGAAAAGCCAGAAATCATATCCTTTGCTGGAGGACTTCCTGCACCAGAGTTATTTCCTACTGAAGAATTAGCGAAGGTTTCAGAAGTTGTGTTAAAGGAACATGGGATGCAAGCGCTTCAATATGGACCAACAGATGGTTTTACGCCTCTTAGAGAAAAAATCGCAAAAAGAATGGAAGTTTTCGGATTTAAAACAAATGCGGAAAATATTTTAATTACCAGTGGATCTCAGCAAGGTTTAGATTTTTCTGCGAGAGTATTTCTTAATGAAGGAGATATTGTCATCTGTGAAAGCCCAAGCTATCTAGGAGCAATTAATGCCTTTAAAGCTTGTATGCCTGAATTTGTAGAAGTTGCAACAGATGCAGAAGGTATGGTAATGGAAGACCTAGAAGAAATACTAAAAACAAGAGACAATGTAAAAATGATCTACGTTATTCCAGATTTCCAAAATCCATCTGGAAAAACATGGTCTGTAGAAAGAAGAAAACGTCTGATAGAGCTTGCAAATGAATATGACTTACCAGTTATAGAAGATAATCCATATGGAGAATTAAGATTTGAAGGAGAAATACCACCATCATTGAAAGCTTTCGATACAGAAGGTCGTGTTATATTCTTAGGTACATTCTCAAAAACATTCTCTCCAGGCATGAGACTTGGTTGGGTTATTGCAGATGCACCAATACTTCAAAAATATAATTTTATTAAACAAGGTGCAGATTTACAATCTAGTACCATTGCACAAAGAGAAATGAACACTTATATGGAAATGTATGATTTTGATGCTCATATTGAAAAAATTAAAAAGGTATACAAAAATCGTAGAGATGTTATGATAGAAGCGATTAAGGAACATTTCCCAAGCAATGTTACGTATACCTATCCAGAAGGTGGACTTTTTACATGGGTGGTTCTACCAGAGCATTTAAGCGCAAGAGATATTATGCCAAAGGCTTTAGAAAATAATGTTGCTTTCGTTCCAGGAGGTTCTTTCTATCCAAATGGAGGAAATGAAAACACCTTCAGATTAAATTATTCAAATATGTCTGAAGATAAAATTAAAGAAGGTATTGCTCGACTAGGAAAAGTGTTAAAGGAAATGATGTAG